A stretch of Roseibium porphyridii DNA encodes these proteins:
- a CDS encoding arylamine N-acetyltransferase family protein: MPFDLSTYLARIGLPECPRTLEGLRKLQAAQIASIPFENVLPFLGQVPDLDDDALWQKLVLDRKGGYCFELNALLARALSALGLPSQRVLARVRMGAAEGGVRSHQAHIVEMDGADWLLDTGFGGQAPAEPINLSTSGEQPVRDQTYRMRFDTAENEEVLERKTAAGWVPLYGFDRVSPKQVDVEAANYLCAKWPEISFSSSIKFYRLTDDGWISFQNGLAGYTSNGVKASRTILTSSDLSRFMREDLGLGYNDADIDAVAKRLATLTPPAVTS, encoded by the coding sequence ATGCCCTTTGATCTTTCAACCTATCTTGCCCGAATAGGTCTTCCCGAGTGCCCGCGCACTCTTGAAGGCTTGCGGAAGCTTCAAGCGGCCCAGATCGCTTCCATTCCATTTGAAAACGTTCTGCCCTTTCTGGGGCAGGTACCGGATCTTGACGACGACGCGCTCTGGCAAAAACTCGTGTTGGATCGAAAAGGCGGCTATTGCTTTGAGTTGAATGCCTTGCTCGCAAGGGCCCTTTCAGCTCTTGGCCTTCCCAGTCAACGTGTGCTTGCCCGGGTTCGAATGGGCGCAGCGGAAGGCGGTGTTCGGTCACATCAGGCACATATCGTGGAAATGGATGGAGCCGACTGGCTGCTGGATACCGGCTTTGGTGGCCAGGCACCGGCAGAACCGATCAACCTCTCTACAAGCGGGGAACAGCCTGTCCGGGACCAGACTTACCGCATGCGGTTTGACACCGCTGAAAACGAAGAGGTTCTGGAGCGAAAGACCGCCGCAGGCTGGGTGCCGCTTTATGGGTTTGACCGGGTGTCACCCAAGCAGGTCGATGTGGAGGCTGCCAACTATCTTTGCGCCAAATGGCCGGAGATTTCCTTTTCGTCTTCCATCAAGTTCTACCGGTTGACCGACGACGGATGGATCAGCTTTCAAAATGGCCTTGCAGGCTATACGTCAAACGGCGTCAAGGCGTCACGCACCATCTTAACCTCAAGCGACCTCTCCCGATTTATGCGTGAAGACCTCGGTCTTGGGTACAACGATGCCGACATCGACGCGGTTGCGAAACGTCTCGCTACCCTGACTCCGCCTGCTGTCACCAGCTAA
- the ilvN gene encoding acetolactate synthase small subunit yields MNAQNVDAPSAYFLAEVSNEIETHTLSLLVDNEPGVLARVIGLFSGRGYNIDSLTVSETEHEKHLSRITIVTTGTPMIIEQIRHQLDRLVPVHRVTDLTVRARRANQDKPLERELALVKVVGDGDKRLEALRLGDAFRATVIDATTDHFVFEITGRTSKIEQFIAIMKPLGLVEVSRTGVAAVQRGPEGL; encoded by the coding sequence ATGAACGCACAAAATGTAGATGCGCCTTCCGCCTATTTCCTAGCGGAGGTCAGCAATGAGATCGAAACTCACACGCTATCGCTCCTCGTCGACAACGAACCGGGCGTGCTCGCCCGTGTGATTGGTCTCTTCTCCGGCCGGGGCTACAACATCGACAGTCTGACCGTGTCGGAAACCGAGCATGAGAAGCACCTGTCGCGGATCACCATCGTGACCACCGGCACCCCGATGATCATCGAGCAGATCCGTCATCAGCTCGATCGTCTGGTGCCTGTTCACCGGGTAACCGACCTGACGGTGCGGGCCCGACGGGCCAACCAGGACAAACCCCTGGAACGCGAGCTCGCGCTGGTCAAAGTCGTTGGTGACGGTGACAAGCGGCTTGAAGCACTGCGCCTCGGCGATGCCTTCCGGGCAACCGTGATCGACGCGACCACGGATCATTTCGTCTTCGAGATTACCGGACGCACGTCCAAGATCGAACAGTTCATCGCTATCATGAAACCGCTTGGGCTGGTTGAGGTCTCCCGCACAGGTGTTGCTGCTGTTCAGCGTGGTCCAGAAGGGCTCTGA